From a region of the Sesamum indicum cultivar Zhongzhi No. 13 linkage group LG3, S_indicum_v1.0, whole genome shotgun sequence genome:
- the LOC105158359 gene encoding formamidopyrimidine-DNA glycosylase isoform X4 — translation MPELPEVEAARRALEEHCVGKRIKKSTVADDSKVIDGVSSKDFEAALVGKTIVAAHRKGKNMWLQLDSPPFPSFQFGMAGALYIKGVAVTKYKRSAVKDTDEWPSKYSKVFVELDGGLEFSFTDKRRFAKVRLLDNPASVPPISELGPDALLEPMTVDRFYNSLTKKKIGIKALLLDQSFISGIGNWMADEVLYQSRTHPLQTASSMSKEACAALLKCINEVTNFAVQVDADSLRFPDEWLFHFRWGKKPGKVTEKAIEVGADSSQFPSNWIFHSREKKPGKAFVDGKKIEFITAGSRTTAYVPELQKLTGNQAVKEAGKPSKRTAAGNSNADDESGDEDKPIEPKAVGGRKTGRTRKPSAMKKPSTSVSDSDDDEENSADDVTSKRKQGAKNPPARSKAKGLNENKGQRRQTKGRTAPAKRKHEESDHDTISSSGGDNEDQHEEAEEVMNGKRRGAGASSKKRVAISQNRKQKQNAK, via the exons ATGCCGGAGCTTCCGGAGGTGGAGGCGGCGCGTCGGGCGCTAGAGGAGCACTGCGTTGGGAAGAGGATCAAGAAGTCGACGGTCGCCGACGACTCTAAAGTCATAGACGGTGTCTCTTCGAAGGACTTCGAGGCCGCGCTCGTCGGGAAAACTATAGTCGCCGCCCACCGTAAGGGAAAGAACATGTGGCTTCAGCTCGATTCCCCTCCTTTCCCCTCTTTTCAATTCG GAATGGCTGGAGCTCTGTATATAAAGGGAGTTGCTGTCACTAAATATAAGCG GTCTGCCGTGAAGGATACAGATGAGTGGCCTTCCAAGTATTCTAAAGTATTTGTCGAA CTAGATGGTGGGTTGGAATTCTCTTTCACTGACAAGAGGCGGTTTGCTAAAGTTCGTTTGCTCGACAAt CCTGCTTCTGTGCCCCCAATCTCTGAGCTTGGTCCTGATGCATTACTGGAGCCCATGACAGTAGATCGGTTTTACAATTCCttaacaaagaagaaaattggaaTCAAAGCTCTTTTGCTTGACCAG AGCTTTATTTCGGGCATTGGTAATTGGATGGCTGATGAAGTGTTATATCAA TCTCGAACCCATCCACTTCAGACTGCCTCCAGCATGTCCAAAGAAGCCTGTGCAGCTTTGCTCAAATGCATTAATGAG GTCACAAACTTTGCTGTTCAAGTTGATGCTGACAGCCTCCGCTTCCCTGATGAatggttatttcattttcGATGGGGCAAAAAGCCAGGAAAA GTAACTGAAAAGGCTATTGAAGTTGGGGCCGATAGTAGTCAGTTCCCTAGTAATTGGATATTCCATTCCAGGGAAAAGAAGCCTGGCAAGGCTTTTGTTGATG ggaagaaaattgaattcatCACTGCTGGTAGCAGG ACAACAGCCTATGTCCCAGAGTTGCAAAAGTTGACTGGCAATCAAGCTGTGAAAGAAGCAGGTAAGCCTTCTAAAAGAACTGCTGCTGGTAATAGCAATGCTGATGATGAATCGGGAGATGAGGACAAGCCGATTGAACCAAAAGCTGTGGGAGGGAGGAAAACTGGTAGAACTAGGAAGCCATCTGCAATGAAAAAGCCGAGCACAAGTGTTTCAGATTCTGACGATGATGAGGAAAATAGTGCTGATGATGTGACTTCTAAGAGAAAGCAAGGGGCTAAGAACCCTCCTGCAAGAAGCAAAGCGAAGGGACTCAATGAAAACAAAGGACAAAGGAGACAAACTAAAGGAAGAACTGCACCTGCAAAGAGAAAGCATGAAGAAAGTGACCATGACACCATTAGTTCAAGCGGGGGTGATAATGAGGATCAACATGAAGAGGCTGAGGAGGTGATGAATGGAAAACGGAGGGGAGCTGGGGCATCATCTAAGAAGAGGGTTGCAATCAGTCAAAATAGGAAGCAGAAGCAAAATGCTAAGTAA
- the LOC105158359 gene encoding formamidopyrimidine-DNA glycosylase isoform X2: protein MPELPEVEAARRALEEHCVGKRIKKSTVADDSKVIDGVSSKDFEAALVGKTIVAAHRKGKNMWLQLDSPPFPSFQFGMAGALYIKGVAVTKYKRSAVKDTDEWPSKYSKVFVELDGGLEFSFTDKRRFAKVRLLDNPASVPPISELGPDALLEPMTVDRFYNSLTKKKIGIKALLLDQSFISGIGNWMADEVLYQSRTHPLQTASSMSKEACAALLKCINEVTEKAIEVGADSSQFPSNWIFHSREKKPGKAFVDGKKIEFITAGSRTTAYVPELQKLTGNQAVKEAGKPSKRTAAGNSNADDESGDEDKPIEPKAVGGRKTGRTRKPSAMKKPSTSVSDSDDDEENSADDVTSKRKQGAKNPPARSKAKGLNENKGQRRQTKGRTAPAKRKHEESDHDTISSSGGDNEDQHEEAEEVMNGKRRGAGASSKKRVAISQNRKQKQNAK from the exons ATGCCGGAGCTTCCGGAGGTGGAGGCGGCGCGTCGGGCGCTAGAGGAGCACTGCGTTGGGAAGAGGATCAAGAAGTCGACGGTCGCCGACGACTCTAAAGTCATAGACGGTGTCTCTTCGAAGGACTTCGAGGCCGCGCTCGTCGGGAAAACTATAGTCGCCGCCCACCGTAAGGGAAAGAACATGTGGCTTCAGCTCGATTCCCCTCCTTTCCCCTCTTTTCAATTCG GAATGGCTGGAGCTCTGTATATAAAGGGAGTTGCTGTCACTAAATATAAGCG GTCTGCCGTGAAGGATACAGATGAGTGGCCTTCCAAGTATTCTAAAGTATTTGTCGAA CTAGATGGTGGGTTGGAATTCTCTTTCACTGACAAGAGGCGGTTTGCTAAAGTTCGTTTGCTCGACAAt CCTGCTTCTGTGCCCCCAATCTCTGAGCTTGGTCCTGATGCATTACTGGAGCCCATGACAGTAGATCGGTTTTACAATTCCttaacaaagaagaaaattggaaTCAAAGCTCTTTTGCTTGACCAG AGCTTTATTTCGGGCATTGGTAATTGGATGGCTGATGAAGTGTTATATCAA TCTCGAACCCATCCACTTCAGACTGCCTCCAGCATGTCCAAAGAAGCCTGTGCAGCTTTGCTCAAATGCATTAATGAG GTAACTGAAAAGGCTATTGAAGTTGGGGCCGATAGTAGTCAGTTCCCTAGTAATTGGATATTCCATTCCAGGGAAAAGAAGCCTGGCAAGGCTTTTGTTGATG ggaagaaaattgaattcatCACTGCTGGTAGCAGG ACAACAGCCTATGTCCCAGAGTTGCAAAAGTTGACTGGCAATCAAGCTGTGAAAGAAGCAGGTAAGCCTTCTAAAAGAACTGCTGCTGGTAATAGCAATGCTGATGATGAATCGGGAGATGAGGACAAGCCGATTGAACCAAAAGCTGTGGGAGGGAGGAAAACTGGTAGAACTAGGAAGCCATCTGCAATGAAAAAGCCGAGCACAAGTGTTTCAGATTCTGACGATGATGAGGAAAATAGTGCTGATGATGTGACTTCTAAGAGAAAGCAAGGGGCTAAGAACCCTCCTGCAAGAAGCAAAGCGAAGGGACTCAATGAAAACAAAGGACAAAGGAGACAAACTAAAGGAAGAACTGCACCTGCAAAGAGAAAGCATGAAGAAAGTGACCATGACACCATTAGTTCAAGCGGGGGTGATAATGAGGATCAACATGAAGAGGCTGAGGAGGTGATGAATGGAAAACGGAGGGGAGCTGGGGCATCATCTAAGAAGAGGGTTGCAATCAGTCAAAATAGGAAGCAGAAGCAAAATGCTAAGTAA
- the LOC105158359 gene encoding formamidopyrimidine-DNA glycosylase isoform X1: MPELPEVEAARRALEEHCVGKRIKKSTVADDSKVIDGVSSKDFEAALVGKTIVAAHRKGKNMWLQLDSPPFPSFQFGMAGALYIKGVAVTKYKRSAVKDTDEWPSKYSKVFVELDGGLEFSFTDKRRFAKVRLLDNPASVPPISELGPDALLEPMTVDRFYNSLTKKKIGIKALLLDQSFISGIGNWMADEVLYQSRTHPLQTASSMSKEACAALLKCINEVTEKAIEVGADSSQFPSNWIFHSREKKPGKAFVDGLALDLWKKIEFITAGSRTTAYVPELQKLTGNQAVKEAGKPSKRTAAGNSNADDESGDEDKPIEPKAVGGRKTGRTRKPSAMKKPSTSVSDSDDDEENSADDVTSKRKQGAKNPPARSKAKGLNENKGQRRQTKGRTAPAKRKHEESDHDTISSSGGDNEDQHEEAEEVMNGKRRGAGASSKKRVAISQNRKQKQNAK, from the exons ATGCCGGAGCTTCCGGAGGTGGAGGCGGCGCGTCGGGCGCTAGAGGAGCACTGCGTTGGGAAGAGGATCAAGAAGTCGACGGTCGCCGACGACTCTAAAGTCATAGACGGTGTCTCTTCGAAGGACTTCGAGGCCGCGCTCGTCGGGAAAACTATAGTCGCCGCCCACCGTAAGGGAAAGAACATGTGGCTTCAGCTCGATTCCCCTCCTTTCCCCTCTTTTCAATTCG GAATGGCTGGAGCTCTGTATATAAAGGGAGTTGCTGTCACTAAATATAAGCG GTCTGCCGTGAAGGATACAGATGAGTGGCCTTCCAAGTATTCTAAAGTATTTGTCGAA CTAGATGGTGGGTTGGAATTCTCTTTCACTGACAAGAGGCGGTTTGCTAAAGTTCGTTTGCTCGACAAt CCTGCTTCTGTGCCCCCAATCTCTGAGCTTGGTCCTGATGCATTACTGGAGCCCATGACAGTAGATCGGTTTTACAATTCCttaacaaagaagaaaattggaaTCAAAGCTCTTTTGCTTGACCAG AGCTTTATTTCGGGCATTGGTAATTGGATGGCTGATGAAGTGTTATATCAA TCTCGAACCCATCCACTTCAGACTGCCTCCAGCATGTCCAAAGAAGCCTGTGCAGCTTTGCTCAAATGCATTAATGAG GTAACTGAAAAGGCTATTGAAGTTGGGGCCGATAGTAGTCAGTTCCCTAGTAATTGGATATTCCATTCCAGGGAAAAGAAGCCTGGCAAGGCTTTTGTTGATGGTTTGGCTCTTGACCTGT ggaagaaaattgaattcatCACTGCTGGTAGCAGG ACAACAGCCTATGTCCCAGAGTTGCAAAAGTTGACTGGCAATCAAGCTGTGAAAGAAGCAGGTAAGCCTTCTAAAAGAACTGCTGCTGGTAATAGCAATGCTGATGATGAATCGGGAGATGAGGACAAGCCGATTGAACCAAAAGCTGTGGGAGGGAGGAAAACTGGTAGAACTAGGAAGCCATCTGCAATGAAAAAGCCGAGCACAAGTGTTTCAGATTCTGACGATGATGAGGAAAATAGTGCTGATGATGTGACTTCTAAGAGAAAGCAAGGGGCTAAGAACCCTCCTGCAAGAAGCAAAGCGAAGGGACTCAATGAAAACAAAGGACAAAGGAGACAAACTAAAGGAAGAACTGCACCTGCAAAGAGAAAGCATGAAGAAAGTGACCATGACACCATTAGTTCAAGCGGGGGTGATAATGAGGATCAACATGAAGAGGCTGAGGAGGTGATGAATGGAAAACGGAGGGGAGCTGGGGCATCATCTAAGAAGAGGGTTGCAATCAGTCAAAATAGGAAGCAGAAGCAAAATGCTAAGTAA
- the LOC105158359 gene encoding formamidopyrimidine-DNA glycosylase isoform X3: MPELPEVEAARRALEEHCVGKRIKKSTVADDSKVIDGVSSKDFEAALVGKTIVAAHRKGKNMWLQLDSPPFPSFQFGMAGALYIKGVAVTKYKRSAVKDTDEWPSKYSKVFVELDGGLEFSFTDKRRFAKVRLLDNPASVPPISELGPDALLEPMTVDRFYNSLTKKKIGIKALLLDQSFISGIGNWMADEVLYQSRTHPLQTASSMSKEACAALLKCINEVTNFAVQVDADSLRFPDEWLFHFRWGKKPGKVNGKKIEFITAGSRTTAYVPELQKLTGNQAVKEAGKPSKRTAAGNSNADDESGDEDKPIEPKAVGGRKTGRTRKPSAMKKPSTSVSDSDDDEENSADDVTSKRKQGAKNPPARSKAKGLNENKGQRRQTKGRTAPAKRKHEESDHDTISSSGGDNEDQHEEAEEVMNGKRRGAGASSKKRVAISQNRKQKQNAK; the protein is encoded by the exons ATGCCGGAGCTTCCGGAGGTGGAGGCGGCGCGTCGGGCGCTAGAGGAGCACTGCGTTGGGAAGAGGATCAAGAAGTCGACGGTCGCCGACGACTCTAAAGTCATAGACGGTGTCTCTTCGAAGGACTTCGAGGCCGCGCTCGTCGGGAAAACTATAGTCGCCGCCCACCGTAAGGGAAAGAACATGTGGCTTCAGCTCGATTCCCCTCCTTTCCCCTCTTTTCAATTCG GAATGGCTGGAGCTCTGTATATAAAGGGAGTTGCTGTCACTAAATATAAGCG GTCTGCCGTGAAGGATACAGATGAGTGGCCTTCCAAGTATTCTAAAGTATTTGTCGAA CTAGATGGTGGGTTGGAATTCTCTTTCACTGACAAGAGGCGGTTTGCTAAAGTTCGTTTGCTCGACAAt CCTGCTTCTGTGCCCCCAATCTCTGAGCTTGGTCCTGATGCATTACTGGAGCCCATGACAGTAGATCGGTTTTACAATTCCttaacaaagaagaaaattggaaTCAAAGCTCTTTTGCTTGACCAG AGCTTTATTTCGGGCATTGGTAATTGGATGGCTGATGAAGTGTTATATCAA TCTCGAACCCATCCACTTCAGACTGCCTCCAGCATGTCCAAAGAAGCCTGTGCAGCTTTGCTCAAATGCATTAATGAG GTCACAAACTTTGCTGTTCAAGTTGATGCTGACAGCCTCCGCTTCCCTGATGAatggttatttcattttcGATGGGGCAAAAAGCCAGGAAAAGTTAATG ggaagaaaattgaattcatCACTGCTGGTAGCAGG ACAACAGCCTATGTCCCAGAGTTGCAAAAGTTGACTGGCAATCAAGCTGTGAAAGAAGCAGGTAAGCCTTCTAAAAGAACTGCTGCTGGTAATAGCAATGCTGATGATGAATCGGGAGATGAGGACAAGCCGATTGAACCAAAAGCTGTGGGAGGGAGGAAAACTGGTAGAACTAGGAAGCCATCTGCAATGAAAAAGCCGAGCACAAGTGTTTCAGATTCTGACGATGATGAGGAAAATAGTGCTGATGATGTGACTTCTAAGAGAAAGCAAGGGGCTAAGAACCCTCCTGCAAGAAGCAAAGCGAAGGGACTCAATGAAAACAAAGGACAAAGGAGACAAACTAAAGGAAGAACTGCACCTGCAAAGAGAAAGCATGAAGAAAGTGACCATGACACCATTAGTTCAAGCGGGGGTGATAATGAGGATCAACATGAAGAGGCTGAGGAGGTGATGAATGGAAAACGGAGGGGAGCTGGGGCATCATCTAAGAAGAGGGTTGCAATCAGTCAAAATAGGAAGCAGAAGCAAAATGCTAAGTAA
- the LOC105158360 gene encoding uncharacterized protein LOC105158360 has translation MPFSLLSPPPPLLSPISSSSSSNRFFVPKRFIRTIAKASEDDDDKPAFNPFGFVTDNPSSRSAIQLPESPAEDGNVGQMLYRIEDKGKEYGSYIKSGGFRWFVRETGSPESRRGTVVFLHGAPTQSYSYRVVMSQMADAGFHCFAPDWIGFGFSDKPQAGYGFDYTEKEFHEVFDKLLDTLGVTSPFLLVVQGFLVGSYGLTWALKNQSKISKLAILNTPLTISSPLPGLFQQLRIPFFGEFTCQNAVMAERFIEAGSPYVLKLEKADVYRLPYLASSGPGFALLEAAKRANFKDITSQISAGFASGSWDKPILVAWGISDKYLPQSIAEEFQKGNPDVIKLKMIEGAGHMPQEDWPEKVVDALRVFF, from the exons ATGCctttctctctcctttctCCTCCGCCGCCTCTCCTCTCCCCGATCagttcctcttcctcctcaaaTAGATTTTTCGTACCGAAAAGGTTCATCCGTACAATTGCCAAGGCTTCTGAGGATGATGACGACAAACCAGCTTTCAATCCATTTGGTTTCGTCACTGACAATCCGTCAAGCCGCAGCGCCATTCAGCTCCCGGAATCCCCTGCCGAGGACGGGAATGTCGGACAAATGCTCTAC AGAATAGAAGACAAGGGGAAGGAATATGGTTCATACATTAAATCTGGAGGGTTTCGATGGTTTGTTAGAGAAACAG GATCACCTGAGAGCAGACGTGGAACTGTTGTGTTTCTCCATGGAGCTCCAACACAGTCCTACAGCTATCGAGTTGTCATGTCTCAG ATGGCAGATGCTGGGTTCCACTGCTTTGCACCTGACTGGATCGGATTTGGTTTCAGTGACAAGCCACAGGCTGGATATGGATTCGACTACACAG AGAAAGAATTCCATGAAGTATTTGACAAGTTACTGGACACACTCGGGGTTACTTCTCCTTTTCTCCTAGTAGTTCAG GGATTTCTGGTGGGATCATATGGATTGACTTGGGctttgaaaaatcaaagcaaaataTCAAAGCTTGCAATCCTGAACACCCCATTGACAATTTCATCTCCACTTCCTGGACTATTTCAACAACTAAG GATTCcattttttggtgaatttaCTTGCCAGAATGCGGTTATGGCAGAGCGTTTTATTGAAGCAGGTAGCCC CTACGTCTTGAAGCTGGAAAAGGCAGACGTGTATCGGTTACCATATTTGGCCAGCAGTGGACCTGGATTTG CACTGCTTGAGGCTGCAAAAAGAGCTAACTTCAAGGATATTACTAGCCAAATATCAGCTGGATTTGCATCTGGAAG CTGGGACAAACCAATTTTAGTTGCCTGGGGAATATCAGACAAGTATCTCCCTCAGTCAATAGCGGAAGAATTTCAGAAAGGGAATCCTGATGTAATAAAGCTTAAGATGATTGAAGGTGCAGGCCACATGCCACAGGAGGACTG GCCAGAGAAAGTTGTTGATGCCTTGAGAGTATTCTTTTGA